A stretch of Streptosporangium album DNA encodes these proteins:
- the scpA gene encoding methylmalonyl-CoA mutase has product MIPDFSGIGLTGEPATPDPAGWARAVREATGKDPAELVWETPEGIGVKPLYTADDLDGLDFLDTYPGAAPYLRGPYPTMYVNQPWTIRQYAGFSTAEESNAFYRRNLAAGQKGLSVAFDLATHRGYDSDHPRVAGDVGMAGVAIDSIYDMRQLFDGIPLDRMSVSMTMNGAVLPVLALYIVAAEEQGVAPEQLAGTIQNDILKEFMVRNTYIYPPGPSMRIISDIFSYTSERMPKFNSISISGYHIQEAGATCDLELAYTLADGVEYLRAGVEAGLDIDAFAPRLSFFWCIGMNFFMEVAKLRAARLLWARLVSGAGAKNPKSLSLRTHSQTSGWSLTAQDVFNNVVRTCVEAMAATQGHTQSLHTNALDEALALPTDFSARIARNTQLLLQQESGTCRVIDPWGGSYYVERLTHELARRAWGHIEEVEAAGGMARAIGQGLPKLRIEEAAARTQARIDTGTQPVIGVNKYRTDADEVIDVLKVDNSSVRAQQLDKLRRLRAERDADQVARALEALTKGAAGDGNLLALSIEAARAKATVGEISDALEQVFGRHAGQVRTISGVYREEVGSGVDEVRTACAAFERLEGRRPRILVAKMGQDGHDRGQKVIATAFADLGFDVDVGALFQTPEEVARQAVEADVHVVGVSSLAAGHLTLVPALREALAELGAGDVMIVVGGVIPPGDFEELRAAGAAAIFPPGTVIADAARELLGDLLTRLGHDADA; this is encoded by the coding sequence ATGATTCCCGACTTCTCCGGAATCGGTCTCACGGGCGAGCCGGCGACTCCGGACCCGGCCGGATGGGCGCGCGCCGTACGGGAGGCCACCGGGAAGGACCCGGCGGAACTCGTCTGGGAGACTCCCGAGGGGATCGGGGTCAAGCCGCTCTACACGGCCGACGACCTGGACGGGCTGGACTTCCTGGACACCTACCCGGGTGCCGCCCCCTACCTGCGCGGGCCGTACCCGACCATGTACGTCAACCAGCCGTGGACCATCCGGCAGTACGCCGGGTTCTCCACCGCCGAGGAGTCCAACGCCTTTTACCGGCGCAACCTGGCCGCCGGGCAGAAGGGCCTGTCGGTCGCCTTCGACCTGGCCACGCACCGTGGCTACGACTCCGACCACCCGCGCGTGGCCGGGGACGTCGGTATGGCCGGGGTGGCGATCGACTCCATCTACGACATGCGGCAGCTCTTCGACGGGATCCCCCTCGACCGGATGAGCGTGTCGATGACCATGAACGGCGCGGTGCTCCCGGTGCTCGCGCTCTACATCGTGGCCGCCGAGGAGCAGGGGGTGGCGCCCGAGCAACTCGCGGGGACCATCCAGAACGACATCCTCAAGGAGTTCATGGTCCGCAACACCTACATCTACCCGCCCGGCCCGTCGATGCGGATCATCTCCGACATCTTCTCCTACACCAGCGAGCGGATGCCGAAGTTCAACTCGATCTCGATCTCCGGCTACCACATCCAGGAGGCCGGGGCCACGTGTGACCTGGAGCTGGCCTACACCCTCGCCGACGGGGTGGAGTATCTGCGGGCGGGAGTCGAGGCGGGCCTGGACATCGACGCCTTCGCGCCCCGGCTGTCGTTCTTCTGGTGCATCGGCATGAACTTCTTCATGGAGGTCGCCAAGCTGCGGGCCGCCCGGCTGCTCTGGGCGCGGCTGGTGTCCGGGGCCGGGGCGAAGAACCCCAAGTCGCTGTCGCTGCGCACCCACTCGCAGACCTCCGGCTGGTCGCTGACGGCACAGGACGTGTTCAACAACGTCGTGCGCACCTGCGTCGAGGCGATGGCCGCCACCCAGGGCCACACCCAGTCGCTGCACACCAACGCCCTCGACGAGGCTCTGGCGCTGCCCACCGACTTCTCCGCCCGGATCGCCCGCAACACCCAGCTCCTGCTCCAGCAGGAGTCCGGCACCTGCCGGGTGATCGACCCCTGGGGCGGCTCGTACTACGTCGAGCGGCTCACCCACGAGCTGGCCCGCCGGGCGTGGGGGCACATCGAGGAGGTCGAGGCGGCGGGAGGCATGGCCAGGGCGATCGGCCAGGGCCTGCCCAAGCTCCGCATCGAGGAGGCCGCCGCCCGCACCCAGGCGCGCATCGACACGGGGACCCAGCCGGTCATCGGCGTCAACAAGTACCGGACCGACGCCGACGAGGTCATCGACGTGCTCAAGGTCGACAACTCCTCCGTCCGCGCCCAGCAGCTCGACAAGCTCCGCCGCCTGCGTGCCGAACGTGACGCCGACCAGGTGGCCCGGGCGCTGGAGGCGCTGACCAAGGGGGCGGCGGGCGACGGCAACCTGCTCGCGCTGTCCATCGAGGCGGCCCGGGCCAAGGCCACGGTCGGGGAGATCTCCGACGCCCTGGAGCAGGTGTTCGGGCGGCACGCCGGCCAGGTCCGTACGATCTCCGGGGTGTACCGCGAGGAGGTGGGATCCGGCGTGGACGAGGTCCGTACGGCGTGCGCCGCGTTCGAGCGACTGGAGGGCCGACGGCCGCGGATCCTGGTCGCCAAGATGGGGCAGGACGGGCACGACCGGGGCCAGAAGGTGATCGCCACCGCCTTCGCCGACCTCGGCTTCGACGTCGACGTCGGCGCGCTGTTCCAGACGCCCGAGGAGGTCGCCCGCCAGGCGGTCGAGGCCGACGTGCACGTGGTGGGGGTCTCCTCGCTGGCCGCCGGGCACCTGACGCTGGTGCCCGCCCTCCGCGAGGCGCTCGCGGAGCTGGGCGCCGGCGACGTCATGATCGTGGTGGGCGGCGTCATCCCGCCGGGCGACTTCGAGGAGCTGCGCGCCGCCGGAGCAGCCGCCATCTTCCCGCCCGGCACCGTCATCGCCGACGCCGCCCGGGAGCTGCTCGGCGATCTGCTCACCCGGCTGGGCCATGACGCGGACGCTTGA
- a CDS encoding peptidoglycan recognition protein family protein has product MAIDLVTRQEWGARQPRGSYSRLSSTKGVKVHYTGGQVSPGIVNDHARCVALVRSIQSQHMDGNGWMDIGYSMVACPHQKVFEGRGPGHLPAANGSGLNSGHYAVLGLVGSSGLTQPTDKILDAILDAVEYLRDKGGAGREIKGHRDGYATDCPGGPLYAWVKRGAPRPGGGPADPPEPHPSFPGRVLKYPPVMIGEDVRTWQRQMSDRGWSIDVDGMYGEASRDVCRAFQREKGLAATGAVDRVTWQAAWEEPVT; this is encoded by the coding sequence GTGGCCATCGATCTTGTTACCCGTCAGGAGTGGGGAGCTCGCCAGCCGCGGGGTTCCTACAGCCGGCTCAGCTCCACCAAGGGTGTGAAGGTCCACTACACCGGAGGTCAGGTCAGCCCCGGCATCGTCAACGACCACGCCAGATGCGTGGCCCTGGTCAGATCCATCCAGAGCCAGCACATGGACGGCAACGGCTGGATGGACATCGGCTATTCAATGGTCGCGTGTCCGCACCAGAAGGTGTTCGAGGGCCGCGGGCCCGGCCACCTTCCCGCCGCGAACGGCTCCGGGCTCAACAGCGGCCACTACGCCGTGCTCGGCCTGGTCGGCTCGTCCGGCCTCACCCAGCCGACCGACAAGATTCTGGACGCCATCCTCGACGCGGTCGAATACCTCCGGGACAAGGGGGGCGCGGGCCGTGAGATCAAGGGCCACCGGGACGGCTACGCCACCGACTGCCCCGGCGGGCCGCTGTACGCCTGGGTGAAACGGGGCGCGCCCCGGCCCGGCGGAGGCCCCGCCGACCCGCCCGAGCCGCACCCCTCCTTCCCCGGCCGCGTCCTCAAGTATCCGCCGGTCATGATCGGTGAGGACGTCCGCACCTGGCAGCGGCAGATGAGTGACCGCGGCTGGAGCATCGACGTCGACGGCATGTACGGCGAGGCGTCCCGGGATGTCTGCCGCGCCTTCCAACGGGAGAAGGGACTGGCCGCCACCGGCGCCGTCGACCGCGTCACCTGGCAGGCCGCCTGGGAGGAACCCGTCACCTGA
- a CDS encoding alpha/beta hydrolase: protein MIEVNEPRLRRTLLAALIAASVVVPVTGAARPAAVPAPVPATPAPLRVATPAALAERYAASREGMGAAERMAAGHGDRWRAAMLRAMADPARTFLSFDGRDGGRAAEVFGDLSAAERIAVLVPGADTDLDRYGLLRGGSMRLRQELGDRSAVIAWLGYRAPRTVSLQALTPGRADEAAPRLRTFVRELGAVKPAARISVMCHSYGSVVCGRAAPGLDVSDIILYASAGTGVDTAAQLHTRATVWAGRGAGDWIADVPHAQLRLPFAAVGFGTDPVSPEFGARVFAAGDGGHSDYLRPGVALENIARIVSGQAPSTVGRGA, encoded by the coding sequence GTGATTGAAGTCAACGAACCCCGCCTGCGCCGCACCCTGCTCGCCGCGCTCATCGCCGCTTCGGTGGTGGTGCCGGTGACGGGTGCGGCCCGCCCTGCGGCCGTCCCAGCGCCTGTCCCCGCCACCCCGGCCCCGCTGCGGGTCGCGACCCCCGCGGCTCTGGCCGAGCGGTACGCCGCCAGCCGGGAGGGCATGGGGGCGGCTGAGCGGATGGCCGCGGGTCATGGTGATCGGTGGCGGGCCGCGATGCTGCGCGCCATGGCGGACCCGGCACGCACCTTCCTGTCCTTCGACGGCCGCGACGGCGGCCGCGCCGCCGAGGTCTTCGGCGACCTGTCGGCGGCCGAGCGGATCGCCGTGCTGGTCCCCGGCGCCGACACCGACCTCGACAGGTACGGCCTCCTGCGAGGTGGCTCGATGAGGCTGCGGCAGGAACTCGGCGACCGGTCCGCCGTCATCGCCTGGCTCGGCTACCGGGCACCCAGAACCGTGAGCCTCCAGGCGCTGACACCCGGCCGCGCCGACGAGGCCGCCCCCCGCCTGCGCACGTTCGTGCGGGAGCTGGGCGCGGTCAAGCCCGCGGCCCGGATCTCCGTCATGTGCCACTCCTACGGGAGCGTGGTCTGCGGGCGGGCCGCGCCCGGGCTGGACGTCTCCGACATCATCCTGTACGCCAGTGCCGGCACCGGCGTCGACACCGCCGCGCAACTGCACACCCGGGCCACCGTCTGGGCCGGCCGGGGCGCCGGCGATTGGATCGCCGACGTGCCGCACGCGCAGCTCCGCCTCCCCTTCGCCGCCGTCGGGTTCGGGACCGATCCGGTCTCGCCGGAGTTCGGCGCCCGAGTCTTCGCGGCAGGCGACGGCGGCCACAGCGACTATTTGAGGCCCGGCGTGGCCCTGGAGAACATCGCCCGGATCGTCTCCGGACAGGCGCCTTCCACGGTGGGCCGTGGTGCGTGA
- a CDS encoding amidohydrolase, with product MTELLLRDARIWGREGSVDLLVRDGRIAELRELRELREPGRGDTGGHVEELGGKLVLPGFVDGHAHLDKTLWGGPWVPHDAAPGLMGKIRNGQERRPEFGVPSADYVTALLENMIVCGTTHVRSHVDVDPLVGLGSVEAVRDAVARHGGRISAELVAFPQAGMLISPGTEALLEEALKAGVESIGGLDPAGVDRDPVRHLDAVFALAERYGAGVDIHLHDGGTLGAWQFELIIERTRALGLNGKVTISHGFALGDADPATRDRLIAGLAEAGVALASVAPSRGVLPLRLLREAGVPMTLGNDGVRDLWSPFGTGDMLERALFQAKGTGPRDEDVELALDAATYGGARALALRDYGLAVGDHADLVVVDARNAAEAVCVRPRRSLVVKSGRIVAREGDLVR from the coding sequence GTGACCGAACTGCTGCTGCGCGACGCTCGGATCTGGGGCCGTGAGGGCTCCGTCGACCTGCTGGTCCGGGACGGGCGGATCGCCGAGCTCCGCGAGCTCCGCGAGCTCCGCGAGCCCGGCCGGGGGGACACCGGCGGCCATGTGGAGGAGCTGGGCGGCAAGCTCGTGCTTCCCGGATTCGTCGACGGCCACGCGCACCTGGACAAGACGCTCTGGGGCGGACCCTGGGTGCCGCACGACGCGGCTCCCGGCCTGATGGGCAAGATCCGCAACGGTCAGGAGCGGCGGCCGGAGTTCGGCGTCCCCAGCGCCGACTACGTGACAGCGCTGCTGGAGAACATGATCGTCTGCGGCACCACGCACGTCCGCTCCCACGTGGACGTCGACCCGCTGGTCGGTCTGGGCTCGGTCGAGGCGGTCCGCGACGCCGTAGCGCGGCACGGTGGCCGGATCTCCGCGGAGCTCGTCGCCTTCCCGCAGGCCGGAATGCTGATCAGTCCCGGCACCGAGGCACTGCTGGAGGAGGCGCTGAAGGCCGGGGTCGAGTCGATCGGCGGCCTCGATCCGGCAGGGGTGGACCGGGACCCGGTCAGGCACCTGGACGCCGTCTTCGCCCTGGCCGAGCGGTACGGGGCGGGAGTCGACATCCACCTGCACGACGGCGGCACGCTCGGCGCCTGGCAGTTCGAGCTCATCATCGAGCGGACCAGGGCCCTGGGCCTCAACGGCAAGGTCACCATCAGCCACGGCTTCGCTCTCGGCGACGCCGACCCCGCCACCCGGGACAGGCTGATCGCCGGCCTGGCCGAGGCCGGGGTCGCTCTGGCCTCGGTCGCTCCGAGCAGGGGCGTCCTGCCGCTACGGCTGCTCCGTGAGGCGGGGGTCCCGATGACGCTCGGCAACGACGGCGTCCGCGACCTGTGGAGCCCGTTCGGCACCGGCGACATGCTGGAGCGGGCACTGTTCCAGGCCAAGGGCACCGGCCCGCGCGACGAGGACGTCGAGCTCGCCCTGGACGCCGCGACCTACGGCGGCGCCCGCGCTCTCGCGCTGCGGGACTACGGCCTGGCCGTGGGCGACCACGCCGACCTCGTGGTGGTCGACGCCCGCAACGCGGCCGAGGCCGTGTGCGTGCGTCCGCGCCGGTCCCTGGTCGTCAAGTCCGGCCGGATCGTCGCCCGTGAGGGTGATCTGGTCCGTTGA
- a CDS encoding serine/threonine-protein kinase produces the protein MVATPLTPDDPLRLGAFRLAGRLGEGGQGVVYLAHTPSGEPVAVKALFRADPEWRTRLSRELSALESVAPFCTARVLDASVDGPQPYVVSEFVDGPSLQERIRERGPLHGGELERLLVGTATALAAIHAAGVVHRDFKPANVLLGPDGPRVVDFGIARAEGAATMTSGLIGTPAYLSPEQIAGSPASPASDVFAWAATMVCAASGLSPFGADTLPAVLHRILNHQPDLSALPARFVPLVAACLNKDPAGRPTARALMVSLVDPGGQSPPSTGELARAGSRIAADPGLTGPGRSSLTTQASARRRRGIVVGTGLAGASLVIAAGVAAWIFLGDRPAMVAQSTATPTSAQVTGSPGTPSTSPEPVETGTVRPPAETGTPRPPAAGGSKIPAAFAGTWTGHIKPSIAFGLEEHDVTIGLVAGKGSGTWEEPTSGCAAVLDLTGATGTALTFDLRPDRPDDCVPGTLTLTRRGDALAYHWVDGLGFGTSYDGDLAKS, from the coding sequence ATGGTCGCGACCCCCCTGACGCCCGACGATCCGCTCCGGCTCGGCGCCTTCCGGCTGGCCGGAAGGCTCGGCGAGGGCGGCCAGGGCGTCGTCTACCTCGCACACACGCCCAGCGGTGAACCCGTCGCGGTCAAGGCCCTGTTCCGGGCGGACCCCGAGTGGCGGACGCGGCTGTCGCGCGAGCTGTCGGCGCTGGAGAGCGTCGCGCCTTTCTGTACGGCGCGCGTGCTGGACGCGTCGGTGGACGGGCCCCAGCCCTACGTGGTGAGCGAGTTCGTGGACGGCCCCTCCCTGCAGGAGCGGATCCGGGAGCGCGGGCCGTTGCACGGCGGGGAGTTGGAGCGGCTGCTGGTCGGCACGGCCACCGCGTTGGCGGCGATCCACGCGGCCGGGGTCGTGCACCGCGACTTCAAGCCCGCCAACGTGCTGCTGGGCCCGGACGGGCCGAGGGTGGTCGACTTCGGCATCGCCAGGGCGGAGGGCGCGGCCACGATGACCTCCGGCCTGATCGGCACCCCCGCCTACCTCTCCCCCGAGCAGATCGCCGGCTCCCCGGCCTCGCCGGCCTCCGACGTGTTCGCCTGGGCGGCCACCATGGTGTGCGCCGCCAGCGGCCTGTCGCCGTTCGGGGCCGACACCCTGCCCGCCGTGCTGCATCGGATCCTCAACCACCAGCCGGACCTGTCCGCGCTGCCCGCCAGGTTCGTCCCGCTCGTCGCCGCCTGCCTGAACAAGGACCCAGCCGGCCGCCCCACGGCCCGCGCCCTGATGGTCAGCCTCGTGGATCCGGGAGGCCAGAGCCCGCCCTCCACCGGGGAGCTTGCCAGGGCCGGCAGCCGGATCGCCGCCGATCCGGGGCTCACCGGCCCCGGCCGGTCCAGCCTGACCACGCAGGCCTCCGCGCGACGCCGTCGCGGGATCGTCGTCGGCACGGGTCTCGCGGGGGCGTCACTTGTGATCGCCGCCGGAGTCGCCGCCTGGATCTTCCTCGGCGACCGCCCGGCCATGGTCGCCCAGAGCACGGCCACGCCGACATCAGCCCAGGTCACCGGCTCTCCCGGCACCCCCTCCACCAGCCCGGAACCGGTCGAGACCGGAACCGTCCGGCCGCCCGCCGAGACCGGCACCCCCCGGCCGCCCGCCGCGGGGGGCTCGAAGATCCCCGCCGCCTTCGCCGGAACCTGGACGGGGCACATCAAGCCCAGCATCGCGTTCGGCCTCGAGGAGCACGATGTGACGATCGGCCTTGTCGCCGGCAAGGGCTCCGGGACCTGGGAGGAGCCGACCTCGGGCTGCGCCGCCGTCCTCGATCTCACCGGGGCCACCGGGACGGCGCTCACCTTCGACCTGAGGCCGGACAGGCCCGACGACTGCGTCCCCGGCACGCTGACCCTCACCCGCAGAGGGGACGCCCTCGCCTATCACTGGGTCGACGGCCTCGGCTTCGGCACCTCCTACGACGGCGACCTGGCCAAGAGCTGA
- a CDS encoding response regulator, with translation MTVRVVLADDQPLIRAALQMVIADAPGLELVGEAGTGAEAVQLTEDLHPDVVVMDIRMPGMDGIEATRLITAGPGTARVIVLTTFDDDDHVYGALRAGASGFLVKDMALDDILAAVRVVAAGDALIAPSVTRRLIEEFAGRAAPVPHRRRLDGVTAREREVLTLIGRGMSNTEIAADLVISVATVKAYVTRLLAKLDARDRVQLVIIAYEAGLASPSR, from the coding sequence ATGACCGTCCGCGTCGTACTGGCCGATGACCAGCCGCTGATCCGCGCCGCTCTGCAGATGGTCATCGCCGACGCCCCCGGCCTCGAACTCGTCGGGGAGGCCGGAACCGGCGCGGAAGCGGTCCAGCTCACCGAGGACCTCCACCCCGACGTTGTGGTGATGGACATCCGCATGCCCGGCATGGACGGCATCGAGGCCACCCGGCTGATCACCGCGGGTCCCGGCACGGCGCGCGTCATTGTCCTGACCACGTTCGATGACGACGACCACGTCTACGGCGCGCTGCGCGCCGGCGCGTCCGGATTCCTCGTCAAGGACATGGCTCTGGACGACATCCTCGCGGCGGTCCGCGTGGTCGCCGCCGGCGACGCCCTGATCGCGCCGAGTGTCACCCGCCGCCTGATCGAGGAGTTCGCGGGACGGGCCGCCCCCGTCCCGCACCGCCGTAGGCTCGACGGCGTCACCGCACGCGAACGCGAGGTGCTGACCCTCATCGGACGCGGTATGTCCAACACCGAGATCGCCGCCGACCTGGTCATCAGCGTCGCCACCGTCAAGGCGTATGTGACACGGCTGCTCGCCAAGCTTGACGCCCGGGACCGGGTCCAGCTCGTCATCATCGCCTACGAGGCAGGCTTGGCGTCACCGTCTCGGTGA
- a CDS encoding sensor histidine kinase, with protein MHVTPPLPLLKRVPPGVWTALAWCAGLAFTFLMRVRLPGEWQPTERAGLFLHQWDGLAFLAVATALVLAGSALLRRRPLPALALLLAASAIASLPLGVGEIPLAQFLAVDVALYFIAATRPHRTGIIAVALALAVLAGYLTTRLLFGWNVGTSAELAVAMTAVIAWLIGNSVHQAHEYAQRLSAQAAAQAITDERLRIARELHDMVAHSIGIIALQAGAARRVIDTQPIRARDALGEIETAGRETLSGLRRVLGALRQAGPGQAPQAAPLDPELGLADVDRLAATTAEAGVRVDVRWRGERRPLPPDIDMSAYRIIQEAVTNVVRHAGAPSCRVSIGYRDEELSIEILDSGPGRGRAGGSGYGRAGGSGYGLVGMRERVGLLHGTFSAEPCPEGGFRVAARLPVPAGVR; from the coding sequence ATGCACGTCACACCACCGCTACCGCTGCTGAAGCGTGTGCCGCCCGGCGTCTGGACGGCCCTGGCCTGGTGTGCGGGCCTGGCGTTCACGTTCCTCATGCGTGTCCGGCTGCCCGGTGAGTGGCAGCCCACCGAGCGTGCCGGGCTCTTTCTCCACCAGTGGGACGGTTTGGCGTTCCTGGCGGTGGCCACTGCCCTGGTGCTGGCCGGCAGCGCTCTGCTGCGCCGTCGGCCGCTGCCGGCTCTGGCCCTGTTGCTCGCCGCCTCGGCCATCGCGTCGCTCCCCCTGGGTGTGGGGGAGATCCCCCTGGCTCAGTTCCTGGCGGTCGACGTCGCGCTGTACTTCATCGCGGCCACCCGGCCGCACCGGACCGGGATCATCGCCGTCGCCCTGGCGCTCGCCGTGCTCGCCGGCTACCTCACCACCCGGCTGCTGTTCGGCTGGAACGTCGGAACCTCGGCGGAACTGGCCGTGGCCATGACGGCCGTCATCGCCTGGCTGATCGGCAATTCGGTGCACCAGGCCCACGAGTACGCCCAGAGACTGAGCGCCCAGGCCGCGGCCCAGGCGATCACCGACGAACGGCTCCGGATCGCGCGCGAGCTGCACGACATGGTCGCGCACAGCATCGGCATCATCGCCCTGCAGGCCGGTGCGGCACGGCGGGTCATCGACACGCAGCCGATACGGGCGCGCGACGCGCTGGGCGAGATCGAGACGGCCGGCCGGGAGACGTTGTCAGGGCTGCGCCGGGTGCTCGGCGCACTCCGCCAGGCCGGACCGGGACAGGCACCACAGGCGGCGCCGCTCGATCCGGAGCTCGGCCTGGCCGACGTCGACCGGCTGGCCGCGACGACGGCAGAGGCCGGCGTCCGCGTCGACGTGCGGTGGCGGGGCGAGCGGCGTCCGCTGCCCCCGGACATCGACATGTCGGCCTACCGCATCATTCAGGAGGCGGTCACCAACGTGGTGCGCCACGCCGGCGCCCCCTCCTGCCGGGTGTCCATCGGCTACCGGGATGAGGAGCTGTCCATCGAGATCCTCGACAGCGGGCCCGGCCGCGGCCGCGCCGGGGGGAGCGGATACGGCCGCGCCGGGGGGAGCGGATACGGCCTGGTCGGGATGCGCGAGCGGGTCGGCCTGCTGCACGGAACCTTCTCCGCCGAACCGTGTCCCGAAGGCGGCTTCCGAGTAGCGGCCCGCCTGCCCGTACCGGCAGGAGTCCGATGA
- a CDS encoding methylmalonyl-CoA mutase family protein: MTVPPEELRPAADFPPTTRERWRELALGVLRKSGVETGSPEEALASTTYDGVTIAPLYDASDLPGDPGLPGAAPYIRGSRPESGGWDVRQRHEVADPEAVIADLENGVTSLWLALEPEDLPRVLERVHLELISITLDAGERTREAAEALFAVAEEKATGGDAGVAFSGHPGTDPPPAPEIAPRLAGNLGADPLRDPETAIELARRCAREFPGLRAIVVDGTPYHDAGGSDAEELGCSIAAGVAALRTLTGAGLTVEEAFGQLEFRYAATADQFLTIAKLRAARRLWARVAEVCGAGAPGAGQRQHAVTSSAMMTARDPWVNMLRTTLACFAAGTGGADAVTVQPFDVRLGLPDAFARRIARNTHALLVEEAGVARVTDPAGGSWYVERLTEDLATKSWEWFQEIERAGGMATALETGLVAGRTAATWERRAANIAHRRDPLTGVSEFPNLGERPPTRPPHPRDVQGRHYAEEFEALRDLADAQESRPGVFLATIGPAAAYTARASFAANLFQAGGIAAVTAGSGVDPGGAAGSGVDPARIAAAFTASGARVACLCSSDRLYGEHAGAVAAALRDAGARKIWLAGKGEFAGVDGNLYTGCDALGVLRTTFDDLEVAR; this comes from the coding sequence ATGACGGTGCCGCCTGAGGAACTTCGACCGGCCGCCGACTTCCCGCCGACCACGCGGGAACGGTGGCGTGAGCTGGCGCTCGGCGTCCTGCGGAAGTCCGGAGTCGAGACCGGCTCCCCCGAGGAGGCCCTGGCCTCGACCACCTACGACGGTGTGACCATCGCACCGCTCTACGACGCCTCGGACCTCCCGGGTGATCCCGGCCTGCCGGGAGCGGCTCCCTACATCCGCGGCTCCCGCCCGGAGAGCGGTGGCTGGGACGTGCGGCAGCGGCACGAGGTGGCCGACCCCGAGGCGGTCATCGCCGACCTGGAGAACGGCGTCACCTCGCTCTGGCTCGCCCTGGAGCCCGAGGACCTGCCCCGGGTCCTGGAACGGGTCCACCTCGAGCTGATCTCGATCACCCTGGACGCGGGAGAGCGGACCCGCGAGGCGGCTGAGGCACTGTTCGCGGTGGCTGAGGAGAAGGCGACCGGCGGGGATGCGGGCGTCGCGTTCTCCGGTCACCCCGGCACCGACCCGCCGCCCGCCCCCGAGATCGCTCCCCGGCTCGCCGGCAACCTGGGCGCGGATCCGCTCCGCGACCCGGAGACCGCGATCGAGCTGGCCCGGCGCTGCGCCCGGGAGTTCCCCGGGCTGCGGGCGATCGTGGTGGACGGCACGCCGTACCACGACGCGGGCGGCAGCGACGCCGAGGAACTCGGCTGCTCCATCGCGGCCGGGGTCGCGGCCCTGCGGACCCTGACCGGCGCCGGTCTCACCGTGGAGGAGGCGTTCGGGCAGCTGGAGTTCCGCTACGCGGCCACCGCCGACCAGTTCCTCACCATCGCCAAGCTCCGCGCCGCGCGCAGGCTCTGGGCGCGCGTCGCCGAGGTGTGCGGGGCCGGTGCGCCCGGGGCGGGGCAGCGGCAGCACGCGGTGACCAGCTCGGCCATGATGACCGCCCGCGACCCGTGGGTGAACATGCTCCGCACCACGCTCGCCTGCTTCGCCGCCGGCACCGGCGGCGCCGACGCGGTGACCGTGCAGCCGTTCGACGTCCGGCTCGGCCTGCCGGACGCCTTCGCCCGCCGCATCGCGCGCAACACCCACGCCCTGCTCGTCGAGGAGGCCGGCGTGGCGCGGGTGACCGACCCGGCGGGTGGCTCCTGGTACGTGGAGCGGCTCACCGAGGACCTGGCGACCAAGTCCTGGGAGTGGTTCCAGGAGATCGAGCGCGCGGGTGGCATGGCCACGGCTCTGGAGACGGGGCTCGTCGCCGGCCGGACCGCCGCCACCTGGGAGCGGCGGGCGGCCAACATCGCCCACCGCCGTGATCCCCTCACCGGGGTCAGCGAGTTCCCCAACCTCGGCGAGAGACCTCCCACCCGCCCGCCGCACCCCCGGGACGTCCAGGGGAGGCACTACGCCGAGGAGTTCGAGGCGCTGCGCGACCTGGCCGACGCCCAGGAGAGCAGGCCGGGCGTGTTCCTGGCGACCATCGGCCCGGCGGCCGCCTACACGGCCAGGGCGTCGTTCGCCGCCAACCTGTTCCAGGCGGGGGGCATCGCCGCCGTGACCGCCGGATCCGGCGTGGACCCCGGTGGGGCCGCCGGATCCGGCGTGGACCCGGCCCGGATCGCCGCCGCGTTCACCGCGAGCGGCGCGCGGGTCGCGTGCCTGTGCTCCAGCGACCGGCTGTACGGCGAGCACGCCGGAGCCGTGGCCGCCGCGTTGAGAGACGCGGGGGCGAGAAAGATCTGGCTCGCGGGGAAGGGAGAGTTCGCGGGCGTGGACGGCAACCTCTACACCGGGTGCGACGCGCTCGGCGTGCTCCGCACGACCTTCGACGACCTGGAGGTGGCTCGATGA